A window from Sinorhizobium fredii encodes these proteins:
- a CDS encoding efflux RND transporter permease subunit has product MNFSRFFVDRPVFAGVLSVLIFVAGLIGMTGLPISEYPEVVPPQIVVRAQYPGANPAVIAETVATPLEEQINGVEGMLYMQSQATADGLMTLTVTFELGTDPDQAQQLVQNRVSQAEPRLPEEVRRLGVTTVKSSPDLTLVVHLISPNGQYDINYLRNYGVLNVKDRLARVEGVGQVQIFGGGDYSMRVWIDPEKAAERGLAASDIANAIRGQNVQAAAGVIGASPSVAGLDLQLSVNAQGRLRTPEDFADIVLKSGANGEITRLGDVARVEMGAADYSLRSLLDNKAAVGMGVFQAPGSNAIQISENVHKAMAELKQTMPEGVDYEIVYDTTQFVRASIESVVHTLLEAIALVVLVVIVFLQTWRASIIPLVAVPVSIVGTFAVMYVFGFSINALSLFGLVLAIGIVVDDAIVVVENVERNISQGLSPVQATYRAMQEVSGPIIAIALVLVAVFVPLAFITGLTGQFYRQFALTIAISTVISAFNSLTLSPALAALLLKDHHAPKDRLTRIMDALFGWFFRGFNRFFGASSEAYGRGVGGILTRKSLIMGLYVVLLGVTFALFRSVPGGFVPAQDKQYLIGFAQLPDGATLDRSEDVIRRMSDIALKHPGVEHAIAFPGLSINGFTNSSNSGIVFVSLKPFEERKTPELSGGAIAMQLNQEFGAIQDAFIAMFPPPPVQGLGTTGGFKLQIEDKNGLGYRALDDAAKAFLAQAAQTPELAGLYSSYQINVPQLYADLDRTKARQLGVAVTDVFETLQIYLGSLYVNDFNAFGRTYSVRIQADANYRSHADDIGKLKVRSQSGEMIPLSALLKVEQTVGAERAIRYNGFLAADINGGPAPGFSSGQAQAAIERIAAETLPPGISYEWTDLTYQQILAGNSGILIFPLALLLVYLVLAAQYESLLLPISIILIVPMGIMAALTGVWLTGGDNNVFTQIGLIVLVGLSAKNAILIVEFARELELSGKSAVSAAIEASRLRLRPILMTSMAFIMGVVPLVTSTGAGAEMRSAMGVAVFAGMIGVTAFGIFMTPVFYVLIRKLSGERPLKHAGAHIEAPHLAPGE; this is encoded by the coding sequence ATGAACTTCTCACGCTTTTTCGTCGACCGCCCGGTCTTCGCGGGCGTTCTCTCCGTGCTCATCTTCGTCGCCGGCCTGATCGGCATGACCGGCCTGCCGATCTCCGAATATCCGGAGGTGGTGCCGCCGCAGATCGTCGTTCGCGCCCAGTATCCGGGCGCCAACCCGGCCGTCATCGCCGAAACTGTCGCCACACCGCTCGAAGAGCAGATCAACGGCGTCGAAGGCATGCTCTACATGCAAAGCCAGGCGACCGCCGACGGGCTGATGACCCTTACCGTCACCTTCGAGCTCGGCACCGATCCGGACCAGGCCCAGCAGCTGGTGCAGAACCGCGTCTCGCAGGCCGAGCCGCGGCTGCCGGAGGAGGTGCGCCGGCTCGGCGTCACCACCGTCAAGAGCTCGCCCGACCTGACGCTCGTCGTGCACCTGATCTCGCCGAACGGCCAGTACGACATCAACTACCTGCGCAACTACGGCGTCCTGAACGTCAAGGACCGGCTGGCCCGCGTCGAAGGCGTCGGCCAGGTCCAGATCTTCGGCGGCGGCGACTATTCGATGCGCGTCTGGATCGACCCGGAAAAGGCCGCCGAGCGAGGCCTTGCCGCGAGCGACATCGCCAATGCAATCCGCGGACAGAACGTCCAGGCGGCCGCCGGCGTGATCGGCGCCTCGCCCTCCGTTGCCGGCCTCGACCTGCAGCTCTCCGTGAACGCCCAGGGGCGTTTGAGGACGCCTGAGGACTTTGCCGATATCGTGCTTAAGTCGGGCGCCAATGGCGAGATCACCCGCCTCGGCGACGTCGCCCGCGTCGAAATGGGCGCGGCGGACTACTCGCTGCGCTCGCTACTCGACAACAAGGCGGCCGTCGGCATGGGCGTCTTCCAGGCGCCGGGCTCGAATGCCATCCAGATTTCCGAAAACGTCCACAAGGCAATGGCCGAGCTGAAGCAGACCATGCCGGAAGGCGTCGACTACGAGATCGTCTACGACACGACGCAGTTCGTCCGGGCGTCGATCGAATCGGTCGTCCATACGCTGCTCGAAGCGATCGCGCTCGTCGTGCTCGTCGTCATCGTCTTCCTCCAGACGTGGCGCGCCTCGATCATTCCGCTGGTCGCGGTGCCCGTCTCGATCGTCGGCACCTTCGCGGTGATGTATGTCTTCGGCTTCTCGATCAATGCGCTCAGCCTCTTCGGCCTGGTGCTGGCGATCGGCATCGTCGTCGACGATGCGATCGTCGTCGTCGAAAACGTCGAGCGCAACATCTCCCAGGGTCTCTCGCCGGTGCAGGCGACATATCGCGCCATGCAGGAGGTGTCCGGGCCGATCATCGCGATCGCGCTGGTGCTCGTCGCCGTCTTCGTGCCGCTCGCCTTCATCACCGGGCTGACCGGCCAGTTCTACCGCCAGTTTGCGCTGACGATCGCGATTTCGACGGTGATCTCCGCCTTCAACTCGCTGACGCTGTCGCCGGCGCTCGCCGCCCTTCTCCTGAAGGACCATCACGCGCCGAAGGACCGCCTGACGCGCATCATGGACGCGCTGTTCGGCTGGTTCTTCCGCGGCTTCAACCGCTTCTTCGGGGCGAGCTCGGAAGCCTATGGCCGCGGCGTCGGCGGCATTCTGACGCGCAAGTCGCTGATCATGGGCCTTTACGTCGTCCTCCTCGGCGTCACCTTCGCGCTGTTCCGCTCCGTTCCTGGCGGTTTCGTGCCGGCGCAGGACAAGCAATATCTGATAGGTTTTGCGCAATTGCCGGACGGGGCGACGCTGGACCGCTCGGAGGACGTCATCCGGCGGATGAGCGACATCGCGCTGAAGCACCCCGGCGTCGAACATGCCATCGCCTTCCCGGGCCTGTCGATCAACGGCTTCACCAATTCCTCGAACTCCGGCATCGTCTTCGTGTCGCTGAAGCCATTCGAGGAGCGGAAGACGCCGGAACTCTCGGGCGGCGCGATCGCCATGCAGCTGAACCAGGAGTTCGGCGCGATCCAGGACGCCTTCATCGCCATGTTCCCGCCGCCGCCAGTTCAGGGGCTCGGCACGACCGGCGGCTTCAAGCTGCAGATCGAGGACAAGAATGGCCTCGGCTATCGGGCGCTGGACGACGCGGCCAAGGCCTTCCTGGCGCAGGCTGCACAGACACCGGAACTGGCCGGGCTCTATTCGAGCTACCAGATCAACGTGCCGCAGCTCTATGCCGATTTGGACCGCACCAAGGCGCGCCAGCTCGGCGTCGCGGTCACTGACGTGTTCGAGACGCTGCAGATCTATCTGGGTTCGCTCTACGTCAACGACTTCAACGCCTTCGGCCGCACTTACAGCGTGCGCATCCAGGCCGACGCGAACTATCGCAGCCACGCCGACGACATCGGCAAGCTGAAGGTCCGTTCGCAGTCGGGCGAGATGATCCCGCTGTCGGCGCTCTTGAAGGTGGAGCAGACGGTCGGTGCCGAGCGGGCGATCCGCTACAACGGCTTCCTCGCCGCCGACATCAATGGCGGCCCGGCACCGGGCTTCTCCTCCGGCCAGGCGCAGGCCGCCATCGAGCGAATCGCCGCCGAGACGCTGCCGCCCGGAATCTCCTACGAGTGGACTGATCTGACCTACCAGCAGATCCTCGCCGGCAATTCGGGCATCCTGATTTTCCCGCTGGCGCTGCTGCTCGTCTATCTGGTGCTCGCGGCGCAATATGAGAGCCTGTTGCTGCCGATCTCGATCATCCTGATCGTGCCTATGGGCATCATGGCGGCGCTCACCGGCGTCTGGCTGACCGGCGGCGACAACAACGTCTTCACGCAGATCGGCCTGATCGTGCTCGTCGGCCTCTCGGCGAAGAACGCGATCCTGATCGTCGAGTTCGCCCGCGAGCTCGAGTTGTCCGGAAAGAGCGCCGTCAGCGCCGCGATCGAGGCGAGCCGGCTGCGGCTCCGGCCAATCCTGATGACGTCGATGGCCTTCATCATGGGCGTCGTGCCGCTCGTCACTTCGACCGGCGCCGGTGCTGAAATGCGCTCGGCCATGGGCGTGGCGGTCTTTGCCGGCATGATCGGCGTCACCGCCTTCGGCATCTTCATGACGCCGGTCTTCTACGTGCTGATCCGCAAGCTCTCCGGCGAGCGGCCGCTGAAGCACGCGGGAGCGCATATCGAGGCGCCGCATCTCGCCCCGGGCGAATAG
- a CDS encoding efflux RND transporter periplasmic adaptor subunit, with translation MTSSVTRRALWGAGLSILLSVAGGGAVLLGLPARLQADATTEAASAAPPAVPVSVAQAETRRITTWESFSGRLEAIERVEVRPRVGGAILSAHFREGALVEKGDLLVTIDPEPYAAAVERAEAEVAAAEARVALAKTELERGRKLVSTSAIPQSGVDQRLSAYDEAQANVRSAKAALRSARLDLQYTEVRAPISGRVGRLEVTAGNLVAAGSASPVLTTLVSVDPIYASFNVSEEVVAAALAKLSASAGAESIEQIPVQIGTAADEGTPISGHIQLINNEVDAATGTIRVRAALQNADGRLISGQFVRIRIGDPAPAEKLVISDRAIGSDQDKKFVLVVGSDNKVEYRQVTLGPTADGLRIIETGLKPGESIVVNGLQRVRPGVVVAPQPAEQATASIAKP, from the coding sequence ATGACGTCGAGCGTTACTCGCCGCGCCCTGTGGGGTGCCGGCCTCAGCATTCTATTGTCCGTCGCCGGCGGCGGTGCCGTCCTTCTCGGCCTGCCTGCCCGCCTGCAGGCGGATGCCACAACTGAAGCGGCGTCCGCCGCGCCGCCGGCCGTGCCGGTTTCCGTCGCCCAGGCGGAAACGCGCCGGATCACCACTTGGGAGAGCTTCTCCGGCCGGCTCGAGGCGATCGAGCGGGTCGAGGTTCGCCCGCGCGTCGGCGGGGCGATCCTTAGCGCCCATTTCCGGGAGGGTGCGCTCGTCGAGAAGGGCGACCTGCTCGTGACCATCGACCCCGAACCCTATGCGGCAGCGGTCGAGCGCGCGGAAGCGGAGGTGGCGGCCGCGGAAGCCCGGGTGGCACTCGCCAAGACCGAGCTCGAGCGCGGCCGCAAGCTGGTTTCCACCAGCGCCATTCCGCAGAGCGGCGTCGACCAGCGGCTCAGCGCCTATGACGAGGCGCAGGCGAATGTCCGGTCGGCCAAGGCGGCGCTGCGCTCCGCGCGGCTCGACCTGCAATATACCGAGGTGCGCGCCCCGATCAGCGGCCGTGTCGGCAGGCTCGAGGTTACGGCCGGCAACCTTGTCGCGGCGGGCTCCGCCTCGCCGGTGCTGACCACGCTCGTCTCGGTCGACCCGATCTATGCGAGCTTCAATGTCAGCGAGGAAGTGGTCGCGGCAGCGCTCGCCAAGCTCTCCGCTTCCGCCGGTGCCGAGTCGATCGAGCAAATACCCGTACAGATCGGCACCGCCGCCGACGAGGGCACGCCGATCAGCGGCCATATCCAGTTGATCAACAACGAGGTGGATGCGGCAACCGGCACGATCCGCGTGCGGGCGGCGCTCCAAAATGCCGACGGCCGGCTGATCTCGGGCCAGTTCGTCCGCATCCGCATCGGCGATCCGGCGCCGGCAGAGAAGCTGGTGATCAGCGACCGCGCCATCGGCTCCGACCAGGACAAGAAATTCGTGCTGGTCGTCGGCTCCGACAACAAGGTCGAATACCGGCAGGTCACCCTCGGACCGACGGCGGACGGCCTGCGGATCATCGAGACCGGCCTGAAGCCCGGCGAGAGCATCGTCGTCAACGGTCTGCAGCGCGTCCGTCCGGGCGTCGTCGTCGCGCCGCAGCCGGCCGAGCAGGCAACCGCGTCGATCGCGAAACCATAG
- a CDS encoding alpha/beta hydrolase: MDTHFTEETMQTGQGSCRARVYKGASLLAPPPVVLHLHGGSFTGDSVAAGEKVAGALAAAGAVVVSPEYPSACLNPFPAALDTAYAMLASMRSRCPQFAHKKSLLFVAGEEAGGNLAAGLALMARDQFLTDLKGQILLSPLLDPCLATPSFRKFCPQSSVQSIADGWQQYLGEGSGLTHPYAAPGHCTRLGGLVPALVVTSEECPMRDEAKAYAERLRAAGVPVEMHVLPGRAAWVPANVSAQKSWPEQEEIISGIFSRFFEKAGAKATQK, from the coding sequence ATGGACACGCATTTTACCGAAGAGACGATGCAGACGGGCCAGGGCTCGTGCCGCGCACGCGTCTACAAGGGTGCGTCGTTGCTCGCGCCGCCGCCGGTCGTCCTGCATCTGCACGGCGGAAGCTTCACGGGAGATTCGGTCGCGGCCGGAGAGAAGGTTGCCGGGGCCCTCGCCGCTGCCGGTGCGGTCGTCGTCTCGCCGGAATATCCGTCGGCCTGCCTCAACCCGTTTCCGGCGGCTCTCGACACCGCCTATGCCATGCTGGCTTCCATGCGCAGCCGCTGCCCGCAGTTCGCGCACAAGAAGTCGCTGCTGTTCGTCGCGGGCGAGGAGGCAGGCGGCAACCTCGCCGCCGGCTTGGCGCTGATGGCGCGGGACCAGTTTCTGACCGACCTCAAGGGCCAGATCCTGCTGTCACCGCTGCTCGACCCCTGCCTGGCGACGCCGTCGTTCCGCAAGTTCTGTCCGCAGAGCTCTGTCCAATCGATCGCCGACGGCTGGCAGCAATATCTCGGTGAAGGCAGCGGCCTGACCCACCCTTACGCGGCGCCCGGCCATTGCACCCGGCTCGGCGGTCTCGTTCCGGCCCTCGTGGTCACCAGCGAGGAGTGTCCGATGCGCGACGAGGCAAAGGCCTATGCCGAGCGCCTGCGCGCAGCCGGCGTTCCGGTGGAGATGCACGTCCTGCCCGGCCGTGCCGCCTGGGTCCCGGCCAATGTCTCGGCCCAGAAAAGCTGGCCCGAACAGGAAGAAATCATATCCGGCATTTTCTCCCGCTTCTTCGAGAAGGCGGGAGCGAAGGCCACACAGAAGTAA
- a CDS encoding LysR family transcriptional regulator, translating to MDQLTAMRVFLRVVETGNFTRASASLNMPKATVTNLIQGLEAHLRTKLLNRTTRRVLVTPDGALYYERAARLLSDIDELDGSLSSAQSLPKGRLRVETASAFANLIIIPALPEFHRKYPDIQIDLGVSDRNVDYLAENVDCAIRGGALTDQSLIARRITEMKFTTCATPDFLERHPAPQHPSDLEKNCYAVGYFRPTTGQQMPFHFRRGSEEIEVNCRYTVAANEATTYVAAARAGMGVIQAPQFMVRDDLRAGTMVPVLADWQVDPMPIYLVYPPNRHLSSRLRVFADWVVKVVAQSQLDGA from the coding sequence ATGGACCAGCTTACGGCCATGCGCGTGTTCCTTCGAGTGGTGGAGACCGGCAATTTCACCCGGGCCTCCGCCTCGCTCAACATGCCGAAGGCGACCGTCACCAATCTCATTCAAGGCCTGGAGGCGCATCTTCGCACCAAGCTTCTCAATCGCACGACCCGGCGGGTTCTGGTAACGCCGGACGGTGCGCTCTACTACGAACGCGCCGCGCGCCTGCTCTCCGACATCGACGAACTGGATGGCAGCCTGTCGAGCGCCCAGAGCCTGCCGAAGGGCCGGCTGCGCGTCGAAACCGCGAGCGCCTTCGCCAACCTGATCATCATTCCGGCGCTCCCTGAGTTTCACCGCAAGTACCCCGATATCCAGATCGATCTCGGCGTGTCCGACCGCAACGTCGATTATCTGGCCGAGAACGTCGATTGTGCGATCCGTGGCGGTGCGCTGACGGACCAGTCGCTGATCGCCCGACGCATCACGGAGATGAAGTTCACCACCTGCGCCACGCCGGATTTCCTCGAAAGGCACCCGGCGCCGCAGCATCCCTCCGACCTCGAGAAGAACTGCTATGCCGTCGGCTATTTCCGGCCGACCACCGGTCAGCAGATGCCCTTCCACTTCCGGCGCGGCAGCGAGGAAATCGAGGTCAATTGCCGCTATACAGTCGCAGCTAACGAGGCGACGACCTATGTCGCGGCCGCGAGGGCGGGGATGGGCGTCATCCAGGCGCCGCAGTTCATGGTGCGCGACGATCTCCGCGCCGGCACCATGGTCCCGGTGCTCGCCGATTGGCAGGTCGACCCGATGCCGATCTATCTGGTCTATCCGCCGAACCGGCATTTGAGCAGCCGGCTGCGCGTCTTCGCCGACTGGGTGGTGAAAGTGGTCGCGCAATCGCAGCTCGACGGCGCGTAA
- a CDS encoding DEAD/DEAH box helicase, with translation MTEFEGIAPSIAAALAKRGYNTLTPVQEAMRDPALDGADALVSAQTGSGKTVAFGLALAPTLLGTARQFGTPEAPLALVIAPTRELALQVKRELEWLYEIAGATIASCVGGMDIRSERRALERGAHIVVGTPGRLCDHIRRDSLDISALRAVVLDEADEMLDLGFREDLEFILEASPPERRTLMFSATVPRSIATLAKNYQRDAVRIGVASEQKQHGDIEYRSLLVAPSDRENAIINVLRYYEARNAIVFCSTRAAVNHLTARFNNRGFSVVALSGELSQNERTHALQAMRDGRARVCIATDVAARGIDLPGLELVIHADLPTNSETLLHRSGRTGRAGQKGVSALIVPVNQRRKAERLLDGARITAAWAKPPSAEDVTSRDDERLIADAAFDEALRDDEQAIVEALIARHGAEKLAAAFVRQFRSRHSAPEELSEVSLADDRKKSRRDGPAFTGDEGPAPRADFTDGQWFSLSVGRKQNAEPRWLIPMLCRHGKLSKRDIGAIRMQPEETHVELTAEGAERFLSAIGPNRTLEKGIRVKSLPGAPDGSRWRDDKQEFAKKRPRPAEAQPERGHNDFQPKRKYEKKPPVSQDAHPERRDEKAWSKKKGKPDARKAAGDFKPKAKRNNAKNRQA, from the coding sequence ATGACAGAGTTCGAAGGGATCGCGCCCTCGATCGCCGCGGCATTGGCGAAACGCGGCTACAACACGCTGACACCGGTTCAGGAGGCGATGCGCGACCCGGCGCTCGACGGCGCCGACGCGCTGGTTTCCGCTCAGACCGGCTCCGGCAAGACCGTTGCCTTCGGCTTGGCGCTGGCGCCGACGCTGCTCGGAACGGCAAGGCAATTCGGCACTCCGGAGGCGCCGCTGGCGCTTGTCATCGCGCCGACGCGCGAGCTGGCCCTGCAGGTCAAGCGCGAGCTTGAATGGCTCTACGAGATTGCCGGGGCGACGATCGCGTCCTGTGTCGGCGGCATGGACATCCGCAGCGAACGACGCGCGCTCGAACGCGGCGCCCACATCGTCGTCGGCACGCCGGGCCGGCTCTGCGACCATATCCGCCGCGACTCGCTCGACATCTCGGCGCTGCGCGCCGTGGTGCTCGACGAGGCGGACGAGATGCTCGATCTCGGCTTCCGCGAGGATCTGGAATTCATTCTCGAGGCGTCGCCGCCCGAACGCCGCACGCTGATGTTCTCGGCGACCGTGCCGCGCTCGATCGCCACGCTTGCCAAGAACTACCAGCGCGACGCGGTGCGGATCGGGGTTGCATCCGAGCAAAAGCAGCACGGCGATATCGAATACCGGTCGCTTCTCGTCGCTCCGAGCGATCGGGAGAACGCCATCATAAACGTGCTGCGCTACTACGAAGCCCGCAACGCGATCGTCTTCTGCTCGACCCGCGCTGCGGTCAACCACCTGACGGCCCGCTTCAACAATCGCGGCTTCTCGGTGGTCGCGCTCTCGGGCGAACTCAGCCAGAACGAGCGCACCCACGCGCTTCAGGCGATGCGCGACGGCCGTGCCCGGGTCTGCATCGCCACCGACGTCGCCGCCCGTGGCATCGACCTGCCGGGCCTCGAGCTCGTCATCCATGCGGATCTGCCGACCAATTCCGAGACGCTTCTGCACCGCAGCGGCCGCACCGGTCGGGCGGGCCAGAAGGGCGTCAGCGCATTGATCGTACCGGTCAATCAGCGGCGGAAAGCGGAGCGGCTCCTGGATGGCGCCCGCATCACCGCCGCCTGGGCGAAGCCGCCGTCGGCAGAAGACGTGACAAGCCGCGACGACGAGCGTCTGATTGCCGACGCGGCCTTCGACGAGGCGCTGCGCGACGACGAGCAAGCGATCGTCGAGGCGCTGATCGCGCGCCATGGCGCCGAGAAGCTGGCCGCCGCCTTCGTGCGGCAGTTCCGCTCGCGGCACTCCGCCCCCGAGGAGCTCTCCGAGGTCTCGCTCGCGGACGATCGGAAGAAAAGCCGCCGCGACGGACCGGCTTTCACCGGCGACGAGGGCCCCGCGCCGCGCGCGGACTTCACAGACGGCCAGTGGTTCTCGCTCTCCGTCGGGCGCAAGCAGAACGCCGAACCGCGCTGGCTCATCCCGATGCTCTGCCGCCATGGCAAGCTCAGCAAGCGCGACATCGGCGCAATCCGCATGCAGCCGGAGGAAACCCATGTCGAGCTGACTGCCGAGGGCGCCGAGCGCTTCCTCTCCGCAATCGGCCCAAACCGGACACTGGAAAAGGGCATTCGCGTCAAGTCGCTGCCGGGCGCCCCGGACGGCTCGCGGTGGCGCGACGACAAGCAAGAATTCGCGAAAAAGCGGCCGCGGCCGGCAGAGGCTCAGCCGGAGCGTGGCCACAACGACTTTCAGCCGAAACGCAAGTACGAGAAGAAGCCGCCCGTCAGCCAGGACGCGCATCCGGAGAGGCGCGACGAAAAGGCCTGGAGCAAGAAGAAGGGGAAGCCTGACGCGAGAAAGGCGGCCGGCGACTTCAAGCCGAAAGCCAAGCGCAACAACGCCAAGAACCGGCAAGCCTGA